A window of the Sulfurospirillum tamanense genome harbors these coding sequences:
- the pstC gene encoding phosphate ABC transporter permease subunit PstC: MDGHTKARDLVEQFIRGVLMLASFISIITTFGILISIVFEAMHFFQRESFFNFLFGLEWNPDSAFLEGAGRGHEEVSAAKFGAVPIFAGTFYITAIAMLVAVPIGLFSAIYLAEYASEKTRNRVKPALEILAGIPTVVYGFFAAITVAPLLVALFESLGIRASYESALGAGVVMGIMIIPIIASLSDDVISSVPQNVRNGSLALGMNQAETIKFVVLPSAMPGIIAAVLLGVSRALGETMIVVMAAGLRPNLSWNPLEDMTTVTVKIVESLIGDQAFDSSLTLAAFALGLVLFVVTLIINVISVYMIRSFHKKYKVSSL, encoded by the coding sequence ATGGACGGACACACAAAAGCTAGGGATTTGGTGGAGCAGTTTATTCGCGGCGTTTTGATGCTCGCTAGCTTTATTTCCATTATTACCACCTTTGGTATTTTGATTTCTATTGTGTTTGAAGCGATGCATTTTTTCCAACGTGAAAGCTTTTTTAATTTTTTATTTGGCTTGGAATGGAACCCTGACAGTGCTTTTTTAGAAGGAGCAGGGCGAGGGCATGAAGAGGTTTCGGCTGCAAAATTTGGCGCAGTGCCCATTTTTGCGGGAACCTTTTACATCACTGCTATTGCCATGCTTGTTGCGGTGCCTATTGGGCTTTTTTCAGCCATTTACCTTGCCGAATACGCGAGTGAAAAAACCCGAAACCGCGTGAAACCTGCCCTTGAAATTTTAGCAGGCATCCCTACGGTGGTTTACGGGTTTTTCGCAGCCATCACGGTAGCGCCTTTGCTGGTAGCGCTTTTTGAGTCGCTAGGCATTCGGGCATCTTATGAGAGTGCGCTAGGTGCTGGGGTTGTTATGGGGATTATGATTATCCCCATCATTGCGTCGCTTTCGGATGATGTGATTAGCTCTGTGCCCCAAAACGTGCGCAATGGCTCTTTGGCTCTTGGGATGAATCAAGCCGAAACCATCAAATTTGTGGTGCTTCCCTCGGCGATGCCTGGCATCATTGCGGCAGTCCTTTTGGGTGTGTCGCGTGCTTTGGGGGAGACAATGATTGTGGTTATGGCAGCGGGGCTTCGACCAAACCTCTCGTGGAATCCTTTAGAAGACATGACAACGGTTACGGTAAAAATAGTTGAATCTCTCATCGGCGACCAAGCCTTTGACAGCTCGCTTACGCTAGCGGCCTTTGCTCTTGGGTTGGTGCTGTTTGTAGTAACACTGATTATTAATGTGATTTCAGTCTACATGATTCGCTCTTTCCATAAAAAATACAAAGTTTCGAGCTTATAA
- the pstA gene encoding phosphate ABC transporter permease PstA yields MKENNYFYIPQIKKRNQKAARFKGFAALALASSLFFLGIFLFDMVRQGLPALNQVYVKVDVTIDEGTLKNPYAEFDRNTLSVISRAWVRGLPAMVEKNPEWMNTTQTLWALGAAETDQYIKGKQHRLKPAQIEQVEALRAEGKVELRFNSIFFSTGDSKIPENAGFFSAVVGSVLTMLVTMAIAVPIGIMTAIYLEEFAPDNRLTQLIEININNLAAIPSILFGLLGLAIFINFFGVPRSSPLVGGMTLALMSLPVIIVSSKAALKSVPESIRLAGFGLGLTRWQIVKDHVLPLALPGMLTGSIIALAQAIGETAPLIMVGMIAFVPDAATSIFEAATVMPAQIYTWSGMPEKMYVEKTAAGILVLLTILLSLNTVAIFLRRKFTKKW; encoded by the coding sequence ATGAAAGAAAATAACTATTTTTATATCCCACAAATTAAAAAACGCAACCAAAAAGCTGCGCGCTTTAAAGGGTTTGCTGCGTTGGCGCTAGCGTCTTCACTCTTCTTTTTGGGAATTTTTTTGTTTGATATGGTGCGTCAGGGGTTGCCGGCTTTAAATCAAGTCTACGTCAAAGTGGATGTGACAATCGACGAGGGAACCCTTAAGAATCCTTATGCTGAATTTGACCGCAATACGTTGAGTGTGATTTCGCGTGCGTGGGTGCGGGGTTTGCCTGCTATGGTGGAAAAGAATCCCGAATGGATGAACACCACCCAAACCCTATGGGCCTTGGGCGCGGCAGAAACCGACCAGTACATTAAAGGCAAACAGCACCGCCTTAAGCCTGCACAGATTGAACAAGTTGAAGCCTTGAGGGCAGAGGGAAAGGTGGAGTTGCGTTTTAACAGCATTTTTTTCTCAACAGGTGATTCTAAAATCCCTGAAAATGCAGGGTTTTTCTCTGCTGTTGTAGGCTCGGTGCTTACGATGCTTGTGACCATGGCCATTGCGGTGCCTATTGGGATTATGACGGCGATTTATTTGGAAGAGTTTGCGCCCGATAACCGTTTGACACAATTGATTGAAATCAACATCAATAACCTTGCGGCCATTCCTTCTATCTTGTTTGGTTTGTTGGGCTTGGCGATTTTTATCAACTTTTTTGGCGTACCGCGCAGTTCGCCACTGGTGGGTGGGATGACCTTGGCGCTTATGAGTTTGCCTGTGATTATTGTGAGTTCAAAAGCGGCCCTCAAATCCGTGCCTGAATCCATTCGCTTGGCGGGATTTGGGCTAGGACTAACCCGCTGGCAAATTGTCAAAGACCATGTGTTGCCCCTTGCTTTACCAGGGATGCTAACAGGTTCTATCATTGCATTAGCCCAAGCTATCGGCGAAACGGCACCGTTGATTATGGTGGGAATGATTGCGTTTGTGCCCGATGCTGCGACAAGTATTTTTGAAGCAGCGACGGTTATGCCTGCACAAATTTACACGTGGTCAGGGATGCCTGAGAAAATGTACGTGGAAAAAACAGCGGCGGGAATTTTGGTATTACTAACGATTTTATTATCTTTAAACACGGTTGCAATTTTCTTGCGCCGCAAATTTACGAAAAAATGGTAA